A genomic window from Salvia hispanica cultivar TCC Black 2014 chromosome 5, UniMelb_Shisp_WGS_1.0, whole genome shotgun sequence includes:
- the LOC125188692 gene encoding bicyclo-germacrene synthase-like: MEICSLPVPTKNGKSLDEIRKSAKFHPSIWGDFFLKYNSENTKFTDAEQEELTKQKEMVRKLLAQTPDDSTHKLELIDVIQRLGVEYHFEKEIEESLKYIHDNFKHLISKDSDDLRTMALRFRLLRQQGYNVPCDHVFRRFVDNEGNFVASLGNNVEGLLNLYEAAHLATHGEEILDRAIEFCSSHLRALLLNKMIDDVSLSKRVNEALILNMPLRKSLTRLSARKFIPVYEEDESHNEILLNFAKLDFNVVQKMHQRELNDATRWWNKLDVANKMPYARDRIAECFFWMLGVYFEPCYANARRILLRFFSMVSIIDDTYEYATLDELQVLTDAIQRWDINATLEDSPSYIQMCYRSLIETYNEIENEMVKKGESYRVQYAIKDMKKLVMAYFEEPKWLYNKYIPTVEEYLKVSIVSCGYMAMSTTSLVGMGDQVRKEDFDWIINEPLIVVAASAICRLMDDLVGDEYEQKPSLVDCYMKQYGMSKEEACAELRRQVKKAWKDMNQECLEPRPVSVPILMCVFNLGRVIHLLYSDDDCYANPIKSKEWIQMVLVEPLNI; this comes from the exons ATGGAGATATGTTCACTGCCTGTTCCAACCAAGAACGGAAAGAGCTTAGATGAAATTCGTAAATCTGCGAAATTTCATCCATCTATATGGGGCGACTTctttcttaaatataattcagaaAACACg AAATTTACTGATGCTGAACAAGAAGAACTCACAAAGCAGAAAGAAATGGTCAGAAAATTGCTAGCTCAAACCCCAGACGATTCAACGCACAAATTGGAACTTATCGATGTGATTCAACGCTTGGGAGTGGAATATCATTTCGAAAAAGAAATTGAGGAATCCTTGAAATATATTCATGACAATTTCAAGCACCTAATTAGCAAAGACAGCGATGATCTCCGCACCATGGCTCTTCGCTTTCGTCTGCTTAGACAACAAGGTTACAACGTCCCATGTG ATCATGTATTCCGTAGATTCGTTGACAATGAAGGAAATTTTGTGGCATCGTTGGGAAACAATGTTGAAGGTTTGTTGAACTTATATGAGGCAGCACATCTCGCAACACATGGAGAAGAGATTTTGGACAGAGCAATAGAGTTTTGTTCGTCTCATCTTCGTGCTTTGCTACTTAATAAGATGATTGATGATGTATCTCTCTCTAAACGTGTTAACGAAGCTCTGATTCTGAATATGCCACTTCGCAAGAGTCTCACAAGATTGAGTGCCAGAAAGTTCATACCTGTATACGAAGAAGACGAGTCGCATAATGAGATACTGTTGAATTTCGCAAAATTAGATTTCAATGTTGTGCAGAAGATGCACCAGAGAGAGCTGAATGATGCCACAAG GTGGTGGAATAAATTGGATGTGGCGAACAAAATGCCTTATGCGAGAGACAGAATTGCGGAGTGCTTCTTTTGGATGCTTGGGGTCTACTTTGAGCCATGTTATGCTAATGCAAGAAGAATTTTGCTTAGATTCTTTAGTATGGTTTCCATTATTGATGACACTTACGAATATGCAACGCTAGATGAACTACAAGTTCTGACAGATGCTATTCAACG TTGGGATATTAACGCGACCTTGGAGGATTCGCCATCATACATCCAAATGTGCTACAGAAGCCTTATTGAAACTTATAATGAAATCGAAAATGAAATGGTGAAAAAGGGAGAATCGTACCGTGTCCAGTATGCAATAAAAGAT atgaaaaaattagtgatgGCATATTTTGAAGAGCCAAAATGGTTGTATAATAAGTATATTCCAACAGTGGAGGAGTACTTGAAGGTGTCCATTGTATCATGTGGTTACATGGCAATGTCAACTACTTCTTTAGTAGGTATGGGAGATCAAGTGAGGAAAGAAGATTTCGATTGGATTATAAATGAACCTCTAATAGTTGTAGCAGCGTCTGCAATTTGTCGATTGATGGATGATTTAGTCGGAGATGAG TATGAGCAGAAACCCTCATTGGTGGATTGTTACATGAAACAATATGGTATGTCGAAGGAGGAAGCTTGTGCTGAACTGCGACGACAAGTGAAGAAAGCGTGGAAGGATATGAATCAAGAATGCCTCGAGCCAAGGCCGGTGTCTGTGCCAATCCTTATGTGTGTTTTCAATCTTGGTCGCGTCATCCACCTTCTCTATTCAGACGACGATTGCTATGCCAATCCCATCAAGTCCAAAGAATGGATCCAGATGGTGCTTGTTGAGCCCCTCAATATTTAA
- the LOC125188696 gene encoding premnaspirodiene oxygenase-like, producing MHLKLGESTVVVVSSPDLAKQMLKDLDPSFADKPRTVVAEIMLYRSSDIGFSPYGDYWRQMRKLCINELLSPKMVRLFQSIRTDQAARLITSLRESSGNSVNFTEKIFNHSSSITCRAAYGSVCEDNETLIKLMADTIRMSGGFEITDLFPSSGIVGSLSWTKRRLWMMRRKLDVILDDVIERHKRNRVESEGGGGRRLGNSEFGSEDLVDVFLRVQEEGQLEFPIDNDNIKAVLFDMFAAGTETSASTIDWTMVELLRHPEVMAKAQAELRQALKGNTVEQNDVVSNLKYLKLVIKETLRLHPPLPMLPRACKKECTINGYTIPAGEKVMINHWAMQRDPSYWKDPEMFKPERFEDQPLDYVGGDCHFLPFGAGKRMCPGMMFGLAAVESTLIQLLYNFNWKLPECVRAEDLDMTENNGITAARKHNLFVVATPYN from the exons ATGCACCTCAAGCTCGGCGAGTCCACCGTCGTCGTCGTCTCGTCGCCTGATTTGGCGAAGCAAATGCTTAAAGATCTCGACCCCAGCTTCGCGGACAAGCCGCGGACCGTGGTGGCCGAGATCATGCTGTACCGGTCCAGCGACATCGGCTTCAGCCCCTACGGCGACTACTGGCGCCAGATGCGGAAGCTCTGCATCAACGAACTTCTCAGCCCGAAAATGGTGCGACTCTTCCAATCCATCCGGACTGACCAGGCCGCTCGGTTGATCACTTCCTTGCGGGAATCTTCTGGAAACTCCGTGAATTTTACGGAGAAGATCTTCAACCACTCCAGCTCCATCACTTGCCGGGCCGCGTATGGCAGCGTCTGCGAGGATAATGAGACGCTGATCAAGCTGATGGCTGACACGATTCGGATGAGCGGAGGCTTTGAGATTACGGATCTGTTCCCCTCGTCCGGAATCGTCGGCTCGCTGAGCTGGACCAAGCGGCGGCTCTGGATGATGAGGCGCAAGCTCGATGTGATTCTGGATGATGTGATCGAGCGGCATAAGAGAAATCGGGTGGAGAGTGAAGGCGGGGGAGGCCGGAGATTGGGGAATTCGGAGTTTGGGAGTGAGGATTTGGTTGATGTATTTCTTAGGGTTCAGGAGGAAGGCCAGCTGGAGTTTCCCATCGACAACGACAACATCAAGGCTGTCTTGTTT GATATGTTCGCAGCTGGAACCGAAACTTCAGCATCAACTATTGATTGGACAATGGTAGAACTACTGAGACACCCTGAAGTGATGGCCAAGGCACAAGCTGAGCTAAGACAAGCCTTGAAAGGAAACACTGTTGaacaaaacgacgtcgtttctAATCTGAAGTATCTAAAACTAGTGATCAAAGAGACACTGAGGCTGCACCCTCCGCTTCCAATGCTGCCTAGAGCATGCAAAAAGGAATGTACGATCAACGGATACACCATACCTGCCGGAGAAAAAGTGATGATAAATCATTGGGCGATGCAGAGGGACCCGAGCTATTGGAAAGATCCAGAGATGTTTAAACCCGAGAGATTTGAAGATCAACCTTTGGATTATGTAGGTGGTGATTGTCATTTTCTGCCGTTTGGAGCTGGAAAAAGAATGTGCCCCGGGATGATGTTTGGTTTGGCTGCTGTGGAGTCAACTTTAATACAATTGCTCTACAACTTCAATTGGAAACTTCCAGAATGTGTCAGGGCTGAGGATCTAGACATGACTGAAAATAATGGGATAACGGCGGCAAGGAAACACAATTTATTTGTGGTCGCCACTCCGTATAATTAA
- the LOC125188132 gene encoding premnaspirodiene oxygenase-like, with the protein MLELITTLTLSAIFFFLFNKWKISRNSNSTKKPPPGPRKLPIIGNLHQISNPPFRCFRALSNQHGPLMQLKLGETTAVVVSSPDLAKRMLKDLDPSFADRPQSAAADIILYRSSDVVFSQYGDYWRQMRKLCVDELLNAKTVRLFRSIRRDETSRLMDSLRESSGRVVNLTEKIFSHSSSVTCRAACGGVVEDGETLMKLMADSTRMVSGFEVADLFPSLSRILGALSWTRRRLEAMRRELDVILDDVIERHRRNRVENGSGKNSEFGSEDLVDVFLRVQEEGQLRIPIDNDNIKAVLFDIFTAGTETSSSTIDWAMVELLRHPRVMAKAQAELRQALKGNSTQQDDIVPNLKYLKLVIKETMRLHPPAPIVLRACKEEQVINGYTIPAGEKVLVNIWAMHRNPRYWDDPEMFKPERFENQSLDFVGGDYHFLPFGAGKRMCPGITFGLATIEFALSQLLYNFDWKLPEGLRGEDLDMTENVGLTVVRKQNLFVVATPYN; encoded by the exons ATGCTTGAGCTAATTACAACACTGACTCTATCtgcaattttcttcttcttgttcaACAAATGGAAAATTTCCCGAAATAGCAACTCAACGAAGAAACCGCCACCCGGCCCGAGAAAACTTCCTATAATCGGAAATCTCCACCAAATCAGCAATCCTCCCTTCCGCTGCTTCAGAGCTCTATCCAACCAGCACGGCCCCTTAATGCAGCTCAAGCTCGGCGAGACGACCGCTGTCGTCGTCTCGTCGCCTGATCTGGCGAAGCGAATGCTGAAAGATCTCGACCCTAGCTTCGCAGACCGGCCTCAGAGCGCTGCCGCTGACATCATTCTCTACCGCTCCAGCGACGTCGTTTTCAGCCAATACGGCGACTACTGGCGCCAGATGCGGAAGCTCTGCGTCGACGAACTCCTCAATGCGAAAACGGTGCGACTCTTCCGGTCCATCCGACGTGACGAGACGTCGCGGCTGATGGATTCCCTGCGGGAATCTTCTGGAAGGGTCGTGAATCTGACGGAGAAGATCTTCTCCCACTCGAGCTCCGTCACGTGCCGGGCCGCCTGCGGCGGCGTGGTGGAGGATGGTGAGACGCTGATGAAGTTGATGGCGGATTCGACGCGGATGGTTTCAGGGTTTGAGGTCGCGGATCTGTTCCCGTCGCTTTCGAGGATTTTGGGCGCGCTGAGCTGGACGAGGCGGCGGCTCGAGGCGATGCGGAGGGAGCTTGATGTGATTCTGGATGATGTGATCGAACGGCATAGGAGGAATCGGGTGGAGAATGGATCGGGGAAGAATTCGGAGTTTGGGAGTGAGGATTTGGTTGATGTGTTTCTTAGGGTTCAGGAGGAAGGCCAGTTGCGGATTCCGATCGATAATGACAACATCAAGGCTGTCTTGTTT GATATTTTCACAGCGGGAACTGAAACTTCGTCGTCGACTATTGACTGGGCGATGGTGGAACTGTTGAGGCACCCTCGAGTGATGGCCAAGGCACAAGCTGAATTAAGACAAGCCTTGAAAGGAAATAGTACTCAACAAGACGACATTGTTCCTAATCTGAAATATCTAAAACTAGTGATCAAAGAGACTATGAGGCTACACCCTCCGGCTCCGATTGTGCTTAGAGCTTGCAAGGAGGAACAAGTGATCAATGGGTACACCATACCTGCGGGAGAAAAGGTGCTGGTGAATATTTGGGCGATGCATAGGAACCCGAGGTATTGGGATGATCCGGAGATGTTTAAGCCCGAGAGATTCGAGAATCAATCTTTGGATTTTGTAGGTGGTGATTATCATTTTCTACCGTTTGGAGCTGGCAAAAGAATGTGCCCTGGGATAACATTTGGTTTGGCTACCATCGAGTTTGCTTTGTCTCAATTGCTCTACAACTTCGATTGGAAACTTCCAGAAGGTTTGAGGGGTGAGGATTTGGACATGACTGAAAATGTTGGGCTAACCGTAGTgaggaaacaaaatttatttgtagTCGCCACTCCATATAATTAG
- the LOC125188695 gene encoding premnaspirodiene oxygenase-like, with amino-acid sequence MSSPTCRCLTDMAKQYGPIVTLKLCDNSAVVVSSPDLARQMLKDLDPTFADKPSVVAAEIMFYRSSGIVFCPYGDYWRQMRKLCVIELLSPKMVRLFQAIRNDQIGRLIKSLRESSGSVVNFTEMILYNSNSIICRAACGGVVKDNETLMRLMLESTKVFTKFEIADMFPSSKLASALSWTKPRLYEMRDKLDVIMDEIIERHRRNRVENGSGNNSEFGSEDLVDVFLRVQEEGNLNFPITNDSIKATLYDIFIGGTETSSTTIDWAMVELLRHPEAMAKAQAEVRRVLNENNDGSHTFKYLKYVIKETLRLHPPAPVLPRACTDEQVINGYTIPEGQKVLFNIWAMHRDPEYWEDPEKFEPERFENISVDFLGGDHQFLPFGGGKRMCPGITFGTTTVESVLAQMLYNFDWKLPAGVRAQDLNMIESNGITAARKDNLFVVATPYK; translated from the exons ATGAGCAGCCCCACCTGCCGTTGCCTGACAGATATGGCGAAGCAGTACGGCCCCATAGTGACCCTCAAGCTCTGCGACAACAGCGCCGTCGTCGTCTCGTCGCCCGACCTCGCGAGGCAGATGCTCAAGGACCTCGACCCCACCTTCGCGGACAAGCCCTCGGTCGTGGCGGCCGAGATCATGTTCTACCGCTCCAGCGGCATCGTCTTCTGCCCCTACGGCGACTACTGGCGCCAGATGCGGAAGCTCTGCGTCATCGAGCTTCTGAGCCCGAAAATGGTGAGATTGTTCCAAGCCATTCGGAATGATCAGATCGGGCGGCTGATCAAGTCCCTGCGCGAATCCTCTGGAAGCGTCGTCAATTTCACGGAGATGATCTTGTACAATTCCAACTCCATCATCTGCCGCGCTGCGTGCGGCGGCGTGGTGAAGGATAACGAGACGCTGATGAGGCTCATGCTCGAGTCCACCAAGGTGTTCACCAAGTTTGAGATCGCGGATATGTTCCCGTCGTCTAAACTTGCGAGCGCACTGAGCTGGACGAAGCCACGCCTCTATGAGATGCGGGACAAGCTGGATGTGATCATGGATGAGATCATCGAGCGGCATAGGAGGAATCGGGTGGAGAATGGATCGGGGAATAATTCGGAGTTTGGGAGTGAGGATTTGGTGGATGTGTTTCTTAGGGTTCAGGAGGAAGGGAATCTCAATTTTCCTATCACCAATGACAGCATCAAGGCTACGTTGTAT GATATTTTCATTGGTGGAACCGAGACTTCGTCAACAACTATTGACTGGGCGATGGTAGAGCTCTTGAGGCACCCTGAAGCCATGGCGAAGGCACAAGCGGAAGTGAGACGAGTCttgaatgaaaataatgatGGATCACAtactttcaaatatttaaaatatgtgatCAAAGAGACTCTGAGGCTGCACCCGCCGGCTCCAGTTCTACCTAGAGCTTGCACGGACGAGCAAGTGATCAATGGGTACACCATACCTGAAGGGCAAAAGGTGCTTTTTAATATTTGGGCAATGCATAGGGACCCGGAATATTGGGAAGATCCTGAGAAGTTTGAGCCCGAGAGATTCGAGAATATATCCGTGGATTTTCTTGGTGGTGATCATCAGTTTTTGCCCTTTGGAGGGGGAAAAAGAATGTGCCCTGGGATTACGTTCGGTACGACTACTGTGGAGTCGGTTTTAGCACAAATGCTCTACAACTTTGATTGGAAACTTCCGGCCGGCGTTAGGGCTCAAGATTTAAACATGATTGAAAGCAATGGGATAACAGCCGCACGGAAAGACAATTTGTTTGTAGTTGCCACTCCGTATAAGTAG
- the LOC125188133 gene encoding cytochrome P450 71D18-like, with product MSFERGLRRQNIEKAESRVGAGEECLIARSAFKYLKLVIKETLRLHPPAPLVPRACKDEQVIDGYTIPAGQWVFVNIWAMQRDPRYWNDPEKFEPERFEGQSADFVGGDYHFLPFGTGKRICTGMTFGLANVESVLAQLLYNFDWKLPEGV from the exons ATGAGCTTTGAAAGGGGCTTAAGGAGGCAAAACATTGAGAAGGCCGAGTCGCGCGTTGGAGCAGGCGAGGAATGCCTGATCGCGCGTTCA GCTTTCAAGTATCTAAAATTAGTGATCAAAGAGACTCTGAGGCTGCACCCGCCAGCACCACTAGTGCCTAGAGCTTGCAAGGATGAACAAGTGATCGATGGATACACTATACCTGCTGGACAATGGGTGTTTGTAAACATTTGGGCAATGCAGAGGGACCCGAGGTACTGGAATGACCCGGAGAAGTTTGAGCCCGAGAGATTCGAGGGTCAATCTGCTGACTTTGTAGGTGGTGATTATCATTTTTTGCCCTTTGGAACTGgaaaaagaatatgcactgGGATGACGTTTGGTTTGGCTAATGTGGAGTCGGTTTTAGCCCAATTGCTCTACAACTTTGATTGGAAACTTCCAGAAGgtgtttag
- the LOC125190747 gene encoding transcription factor MYB97-like, translating to MAPDVCEGPRNSSKYALKKGPWTAAEDLLLLEYVKKHGEGNWNAVQRNSGLMRCGKSCRLRWANHLRPHLKKGAFSSEEERLIVELHAKMGNKWARMASELPGRTDNEIKNYWNTRLKRRQRAGLPIYPRDIEQEHPKRHNPSRGATPHSLSSLLAGSHPRGPSPLITFAKPLYTNNHHLKLYQDSNGALSLSLDASNPIMSSSTFLNQGLVNQLPIISSIVQFNSLNQVNYGMGALGFPSVQSPPPQPPAAAAALTPAASSSDAAEEFEAVERSRSGLLEDLFGESRAYCGKRKEGFIGNLHEEEEEEGFDFGHGVSSSNESYEGIINPFY from the exons ATGGCGCCGGATGTCTGCGAAGGGCCGAGGAATTCGAGCAAGTACGCGTTGAAGAAGGGGCCGTGGACGGCCGCAGAGGACTTGCTGCTGTTGGAGTACGTGAAGAAGCACGGAGAAGGGAACTGGAACGCGGTGCAAAGAAACTCCGGGCTGATGCGATGCGGGAAGAGCTGCCGGCTGAGATGGGCTAATCATTTGAGGCCTCATCTTAAGAAGGGAGCTTTCTCTTCTGAGGAGGAACGCCTCATCGTTGAGCTTCATGCTAAGATGGGAAATAAATGGGCTCGCATGGCTTCTGAG CTTCCGGGGAGGACAGACAACGAGATCAAAAACTACTGGAACACGAGGCTAAAGCGGCGACAACGCGCAGGACTACCGATCTACCCTCGCGACATAGAGCAAGAGCACCCCAAGCGCCACAACCCGTCCCGAGGAGCCACGCCTCATTCGCTCTCGTCTCTCCTCGCCGGGTCCCACCCCCGGGGCCCGTCTCCGTTGATCACCTTCGCAAAGCCGCTCTACACCAACAACCACCATCTCAAGCTCTACCAAGACAGCAACGGCGCCCTATCGCTGTCGCTCGACGCCTCGAATCCGATCATGTCTTCATCCACTTTCCTCAATCAAGGACTAGTGAATCAATTGCCGATCATCAGTTCAATTGTTCAATTCAATTCTCTAAATCAAGTGAATTATGGAATGGGGGCTCTAGGGTTTCCTTCAGTCcaatcgccgccgccgcagccGCCTGCGGCGGCGGCAGCCTTGACTCCGGCGGCGTCGTCGAGCGATGCAGCGGAGGAGTTTGAGGCGGTGGAGAGGAGTAGAAGCGGGCTGTTGGAGGATTTGTTTGGGGAATCTCGAGCTTATTGTGGAAAAAGGAAAGAGGGTTTTATTGGAAATTTgcatgaagaagaagaagaagaaggtttTGATTTTGGGCATGGCGTTTCGAGCTCGAATGAGAGCTATGAAGGTATAATTAATCCTTTTTATTAG